In Hyperolius riggenbachi isolate aHypRig1 chromosome 10, aHypRig1.pri, whole genome shotgun sequence, a genomic segment contains:
- the LOC137534281 gene encoding oocyte zinc finger protein XlCOF8.4-like, producing the protein MADLQRMNQDRETISEKILNFTLEIIYLLTGEDYTIVKNERVTSRRSTCLPKRWLRTQKSLLKPSLHSLTTERNEKKILETTTKIMELLTGEVPIRRQDVTVSFSTEEWKYVEGHKDLYKEVLKEEKPPRTSLDVSSMMKHEKCPSPPPDVQDSTQQDPAIPHPNQDESMIDVKVIPDKTLFVPCDGQEDIPSEIGIDGRYRSYSTEENLTSVDGETADYAGEEPITRESHPVHLSADPSSGPSTRRVGRLVHASTVTHRNMLTSSRQCKVKVEPIEEPIVQQKSQTTEKPYSCSECGKSYSQKPLLNRHQKTHTGERGYSCSECGKSFSQGHYLMLHQRIHTGEKPFTCSECGKCFFRNDHLIRHRRVHTGEKPYTCSVCGKSFSVRFCLTEHERIHTGERPYSCLDCGRNFTSKSNLVSHQKTHSGVNMYPCPVCGESFTSRERLVVHRRVHTGEQLYQCPDCGRQFAKKKSVMSHLCSHR; encoded by the exons ATGGCTGACCTTCAAAGGATGAATCAGGACAGAGAGACGATAAGTGAGAAGATATTAAACTTCACCTTGGAGATCATCTACCtgttgactggagag GACTACACAATAGTGAAGAATGAGCGTGTGACATCCAGAAGATCCACCTGTTTGCCAAAAAGATGGCTCAGGACTCAGAAATCCCTCCTCAAGCCTTCGCTTCACTCCCTGACAACTGAAAGAAATGAAAAGAAGATTCTGGAAACCACCACCAAGAttatggagctgctgacaggggAG GTTCCCATAAGGCGTCAGGATGTGACTGTCTCATTCTCCACGGAGGAGTGGAAGTATGTGGAAGGACACAAGGATCTCTACAAAGAAGTCCTGAAGGAGGAAAAGCCACCCCGCACCTcactgg atgtatccagtatgaTGAAACATGAGAAATGCCCCAGTCCTCCTCCTGATGTCCAGGATTCCACACAACAAGATCCTGCCATACCTCACCCTAATCAG GATGAAAGTATGATTGATGTGAAAGTCATACCTGATAAGACCCTGTTTGTGCCATGTGATGGGCAGGAAGACATTCCTTCAGAAATTGGCATAG ATGGTCGATACAGAAGTTACAGCACGGAAGAAAATCTTACGTCTGTAGATGGTGAAACAGCAGACTATGCTGGAGAAGAGCCTATTACCCGAGAATCCCATCCGGTACATCTTAGTGCTGATCCATCATCTGGTCCCTCTACTCGTCGGGTTGGTCGTCTTGTCCACGCCTCTACTGTCACCCATCGTAATATGCTCACAAGTTCCAGACAATGTAAAGTGAAAGTGGAACCCATAGAAGAGCCAATAGTACAACAGAAAAGCCAAACTacagagaagccctattcatgttcagagtgtgggaaaagttataGCCAGAAACCACTGCTCAACAGACACcaaaaaactcacactggggaacggggttattcatgttcagaatgtggaaaGAGTTTCTCCCAGGGCCACTATCTCATGTTACACCAGAGAATCCACACGGGTGAAAAGCCATttacatgttcagaatgtgggaaatgtttcttcCGTAATGACCATCTGATAAGACACAGGAGAGtccacactggcgagaagccctatACCTGCTCTGTTTGTGGAAAATCGTTCAGCGTTAGATTTTGTCTGACTGAACACGAGAGGATTCACACTGGTGAACGTCCGTATTCCTGTTTGGACTGCGGGAGGAACTTCACCAGCAAGTCCAATCTGGTTAGCCACCAGAAAACCCACAGTGGTGTCAACATGTATCCTTGTCCTGTATGTGGGGAATCCTTCACTAGTAGAGAACGTCTGGTCGTTCATAGGAGAGTCCACACCGGGGAACAGCTATATCAGTGTCCTGACTGTGGGAGACAGTTTGCCAAGAAAAAATCTGTGATGTCTCACCTTTGTTCCCATAGGTGA